In Nitrospiria bacterium, the sequence AAATTGAACTTAGAAGAAAAATTAATTGGGAAAAAAATCGTTTACCAAGGAAAATATTTACGAACCGAGGAGCATCATGTCAAACTCCCCGATGGAAAAGAGACCAAAAGGGAAGTGGTGGTCACACCTGACGCGGTGGGGATTCTGGCCTTTTCTTCTTCCGAGCAACTTTACATGGTGCGACAATTTCGTGTGGCCATTCAAAAGATCACACTTGAAATTCCTGCCGGGATTCTTGAGCCCGGGGAGGACCCCATAAAAACCGCGGAACGTGAATGCGAAGAAGAAATCGGAATGACCCCCAAAAAACTAGATCCTTTATTTTCTTTTTATCATTCGGTGGGGTTTTCAACAGGAAA encodes:
- a CDS encoding NUDIX hydrolase, whose translation is MNLEEKLIGKKIVYQGKYLRTEEHHVKLPDGKETKREVVVTPDAVGILAFSSSEQLYMVRQFRVAIQKITLEIPAGILEPGEDPIKTAERECEEEIGMTPKKLDPLFSFYHSVGFSTGKIKVYLADDLTPCHHSKPDSHEFLEVATLPFEEVFQKVFRGEIVDSKTLIALLWYNQIKQNEGK